A window of the Citrus sinensis cultivar Valencia sweet orange chromosome 9, DVS_A1.0, whole genome shotgun sequence genome harbors these coding sequences:
- the LOC107174697 gene encoding glycine-rich cell wall structural protein-like isoform X10: MSSVAHFVAVTIFCVLLVNGFVLAEHDNVKGVKDDKHLFFHHPHLFRGGGLGHGIYKKGFRHGGFGGGGGLGGGGGLGGGRGLGGGAGGGFGGGAGGGLGGGGGLGGGAGGGLGGGGGGLGGGAGGGLGGGAGGGLGGGAGGGLGGGAGGGLGGGAGGGLGGGAGGGLGGGAGGGLGGGGGGLGHHGGLGGGAGGGLGGGAGGGLGGGAGGGLGGGLGGGAGGGLGHHGGLGGGAGGGLGGGGGLGHHGGLGGGAGGGLGGGLGGGAGGGLGGGVGGGAGAGGGLGGGAGGGGGFGGGGGVGGGVGGGVGGGFGAGGGVGGGGAGGGFGGGGGGGGGFGAGGVAGFGGGAGLGAGGGGGD, from the exons CATTTGTTTTTCCATCATCCGCATTTGTTCAGAGGTGGGGGTTTAGGGCATGGCATTTATAAGAAGGGTTTTAGACATGGAGGCTTTGGCGGTGGTGGTGGTCTAGGCGGTGGTGGAGGCCTAGGTGGCGGCCGCGGCTTAGGTGGTGGGGCAGGAGGTGGTTTTGGTGGTGGCGCAGGAGGTGGTCTGGGCGGTGGTGGTGGTTTAGGGGGAGGTGCAGGAGGTGGTCTTGGTGGTGGCGGTGGTGGTTTAGGGGGAGGTGCAGGAGGTGGTCTTGGTGGTGGTGCAGGTGGTGGGCTAGGTGGAGGAGCTGGTGGTGGTTTAG GTGGGGGTGCTGGTGGTGGTCTTGGTGGAGGAGCTGGGGGTGGCTTAGGTGGCGGTGCCGGTGGTGGGCTCGGTGGAGGAGCTGGAGGAGGacttggtggtggtggtggtgggctTGGCCATCATGGTGGTTTAGGTGGAGGGGCTGGAGGTGGTCTTGGTGGTGGAGCTGGTGGTGGGCTCGGTGGAGGAGCTGGAGGAGGCCTTGGTGGTGGTTTAGGTGGAGGAGCTGGAGGAGGGCTTGGCCATCATGGTGGTTTAGGTGGAGGAGCTGGCGGGGGTCTAGGTGGAGGTGGAGGCCTTGGCCACCACGGTGGGCTCGGTGGAGGAGCTGGAGGCGGTCTAGGCGGTGGACTTGGAGGTGGGGCTGGCGGAGGCTTAGGAGGAGGCGTTGGTGGGGGTGCCGGTGCCGGTGGAGGACTTGGTGGTGGTGCAGGAGGCGGAGGTGGATTTGGTGGTGGGGGAGGGGTTGGTGGTGGTGTCGGAGGCGGAGTTGGGGGAGGATTCGGAGCAGGTGGAGGTGTGGGTGGTGGAGGAGCTGGTGGTGGTTTCGGCGGAGGCGGAGGGGGTGGTGGTGGTTTTGGTGCCGGTGGTGTTGCTGGCTTCGGTGGCGGTGCCGGGCTTGGAGCTGGTGGAGGAGGTGGcgactaa